A genome region from Synchiropus splendidus isolate RoL2022-P1 chromosome 5, RoL_Sspl_1.0, whole genome shotgun sequence includes the following:
- the LOC128758424 gene encoding RNA guanine-N7 methyltransferase activating subunit-like: MAVTEEKQQSYEEMFAHRFTSEDHEYQEYVNRPADPPPIVEDWRSRGGGQRGRDNRYQDRRGYRDGGWGRERGWGGGPGRDGGREWRGGYHRPRHMQDGREGDRDSNWSHRSGQQSSSSQGSYHERPHYY, from the exons ATGGCcgtgacagaagaaaaacagcagaGCTATGAGGAGATGTTCGCTCACAGGTTCACTTCGGAGGACCATGAGTACCAGGAGTACGTGAACAGACCTGCCGACCCACCTCCTATAGTGGAGGACTGGCGAAGTCGTGGCGGGggccagagaggcagagacaaCCG GTATCAGGATCGTCGTGGATACAGAGATGGCGGCTGGGGAAGAGAGCGAGGTTGGGGCGGAGGTCCAGGCCGGGATGGAGGCAGAGAATGGAGAGGAGGCTATCATAGACCACGACACATGCAAGATGGAAGGGAGGGGGACAGAGACAGCAACTGGTCGCACAGAAGTGGGCAACAATCCAGCTCCAGCCAGGGCTCATATCACGAGCGGCCACATTACTACTGA
- the homer2 gene encoding homer protein homolog 2 isoform X1, with protein sequence MGEQPIYTTRAHVFQIDPNTKKNWVPASKQAVTVSYFYDSTRNSYRIISVDGSKVIINSTITPNMMFTKTSQKFGQWADSRANTVFGLGFASEQQLAKFAEKFQEVKDAAKLARDKSQEKGETMSNHSQIQLEETEPQLKETGRETPSSNQPSSINGTDDEKISHVGPEAAVLKSENELLKSAVEQSNTNAKKWETELQTLRENNARLVDALQESSANVESWKKQLTTCKDESDSLRTQIAELEAQCNEASQEKQRNAQLTVRVQELEAELQDKELELENLRKQAETIPQLMAECESITAKLQAAEMKNKELEGRVDGLQLDVEDSRQKQGQMKGELKKFMDMLDGKIDELHEFRQGLSRLGVEN encoded by the exons ATGGG GGAGCAGCCAATCTACACCACCAGGGCACATGTTTTCCAAATCGACCCCAACACCAAGAAGAACTGGGTTCCTGCTAGCAAGCAAGCTGTCACGGTCTCCTATTTTTATGACAGCACACGCAACAGCTACCGCATTATCAGCGTGGATGGATCCAAG GTGATCATCAACAGCACAATCACACCGAACATGATGTTCACCAAGACGTCACAGAAGTTCGGCCAGTGGGCAGACAGCAGAGCCAACACAGTGTTTGGACTCGGCTTCGCCTCGGAGCAACAGCTTGCCAAG tttgcaGAGAAGTTCCAGGAAGTGAAAGATGCTGCGAAACTGGCGAGAGACAAATCTCAGGAGAAAGGAGAGACGATGAGCAATCACTCGCAG ATACAACTGGAGGAAACGGAGCCACAGCTGAAG gAGACTGGACGGGAGACTCCATCGTCCAACCAGCCGTCCAGCATCAATGGGACGGATGACGAGAAGATCTCTCATGTTGGGCCCGAGGCTGCTGTCCTGAAGAGTGAGAACGAGCTGCTCAAGAGCGCAGTTGAGCAGAG CAACACCAACGCTAAGAAGTGGGAAACCGAGCTGCAGACTCTCAGAGAAAACAATGCCAGGCTGGTGGACGCGCTGCAGGAGTCGTCTGCAAATGTGGAGAGTTGGAAGAAACAACTGACCACCTGCAAGGATGAGAGTGACTCGCTCAGGACCCAG ATTGCAGAACTGGAGGCCCAGTGCAATGAGGCGAGTCAAGAGAAGCAGCGAAACGCCCAACTGACTGTTCGAGTGCAGGAGCTGGAGGCCGAGCTGCAGGACAAGGAGCTG GAACTGGAGAACCTGAGGAAGCAGGCGGAGACCATCCCTCAGCTCATGGCCGAGTGTGAGAGCATCACTGCCAAACTGCAG GCTGCAGAGATGAAGAACAAGGAGCTGGAGGGTCGAGTGGACGGCCTCCAGCTGGACGTGGAGGACAGTCGGCAGAAGCAGGGTCAGATGAAGGGCGAGTTGAAGAAGTTCATGGATATGCTGGACGGGAAGATCGACGAGCTGCATGAGTTCAGACAGGGACTCTCCAGACTCGGGGTGGAGAACTGA
- the homer2 gene encoding homer protein homolog 2 isoform X3 produces the protein MGEQPIYTTRAHVFQIDPNTKKNWVPASKQAVTVSYFYDSTRNSYRIISVDGSKVIINSTITPNMMFTKTSQKFGQWADSRANTVFGLGFASEQQLAKFAEKFQEVKDAAKLARDKSQEKGETMSNHSQETGRETPSSNQPSSINGTDDEKISHVGPEAAVLKSENELLKSAVEQSNTNAKKWETELQTLRENNARLVDALQESSANVESWKKQLTTCKDESDSLRTQIAELEAQCNEASQEKQRNAQLTVRVQELEAELQDKELELENLRKQAETIPQLMAECESITAKLQAAEMKNKELEGRVDGLQLDVEDSRQKQGQMKGELKKFMDMLDGKIDELHEFRQGLSRLGVEN, from the exons ATGGG GGAGCAGCCAATCTACACCACCAGGGCACATGTTTTCCAAATCGACCCCAACACCAAGAAGAACTGGGTTCCTGCTAGCAAGCAAGCTGTCACGGTCTCCTATTTTTATGACAGCACACGCAACAGCTACCGCATTATCAGCGTGGATGGATCCAAG GTGATCATCAACAGCACAATCACACCGAACATGATGTTCACCAAGACGTCACAGAAGTTCGGCCAGTGGGCAGACAGCAGAGCCAACACAGTGTTTGGACTCGGCTTCGCCTCGGAGCAACAGCTTGCCAAG tttgcaGAGAAGTTCCAGGAAGTGAAAGATGCTGCGAAACTGGCGAGAGACAAATCTCAGGAGAAAGGAGAGACGATGAGCAATCACTCGCAG gAGACTGGACGGGAGACTCCATCGTCCAACCAGCCGTCCAGCATCAATGGGACGGATGACGAGAAGATCTCTCATGTTGGGCCCGAGGCTGCTGTCCTGAAGAGTGAGAACGAGCTGCTCAAGAGCGCAGTTGAGCAGAG CAACACCAACGCTAAGAAGTGGGAAACCGAGCTGCAGACTCTCAGAGAAAACAATGCCAGGCTGGTGGACGCGCTGCAGGAGTCGTCTGCAAATGTGGAGAGTTGGAAGAAACAACTGACCACCTGCAAGGATGAGAGTGACTCGCTCAGGACCCAG ATTGCAGAACTGGAGGCCCAGTGCAATGAGGCGAGTCAAGAGAAGCAGCGAAACGCCCAACTGACTGTTCGAGTGCAGGAGCTGGAGGCCGAGCTGCAGGACAAGGAGCTG GAACTGGAGAACCTGAGGAAGCAGGCGGAGACCATCCCTCAGCTCATGGCCGAGTGTGAGAGCATCACTGCCAAACTGCAG GCTGCAGAGATGAAGAACAAGGAGCTGGAGGGTCGAGTGGACGGCCTCCAGCTGGACGTGGAGGACAGTCGGCAGAAGCAGGGTCAGATGAAGGGCGAGTTGAAGAAGTTCATGGATATGCTGGACGGGAAGATCGACGAGCTGCATGAGTTCAGACAGGGACTCTCCAGACTCGGGGTGGAGAACTGA
- the homer2 gene encoding homer protein homolog 2 isoform X2 encodes MEQPIYTTRAHVFQIDPNTKKNWVPASKQAVTVSYFYDSTRNSYRIISVDGSKVIINSTITPNMMFTKTSQKFGQWADSRANTVFGLGFASEQQLAKFAEKFQEVKDAAKLARDKSQEKGETMSNHSQIQLEETEPQLKETGRETPSSNQPSSINGTDDEKISHVGPEAAVLKSENELLKSAVEQSNTNAKKWETELQTLRENNARLVDALQESSANVESWKKQLTTCKDESDSLRTQIAELEAQCNEASQEKQRNAQLTVRVQELEAELQDKELELENLRKQAETIPQLMAECESITAKLQAAEMKNKELEGRVDGLQLDVEDSRQKQGQMKGELKKFMDMLDGKIDELHEFRQGLSRLGVEN; translated from the exons AT GGAGCAGCCAATCTACACCACCAGGGCACATGTTTTCCAAATCGACCCCAACACCAAGAAGAACTGGGTTCCTGCTAGCAAGCAAGCTGTCACGGTCTCCTATTTTTATGACAGCACACGCAACAGCTACCGCATTATCAGCGTGGATGGATCCAAG GTGATCATCAACAGCACAATCACACCGAACATGATGTTCACCAAGACGTCACAGAAGTTCGGCCAGTGGGCAGACAGCAGAGCCAACACAGTGTTTGGACTCGGCTTCGCCTCGGAGCAACAGCTTGCCAAG tttgcaGAGAAGTTCCAGGAAGTGAAAGATGCTGCGAAACTGGCGAGAGACAAATCTCAGGAGAAAGGAGAGACGATGAGCAATCACTCGCAG ATACAACTGGAGGAAACGGAGCCACAGCTGAAG gAGACTGGACGGGAGACTCCATCGTCCAACCAGCCGTCCAGCATCAATGGGACGGATGACGAGAAGATCTCTCATGTTGGGCCCGAGGCTGCTGTCCTGAAGAGTGAGAACGAGCTGCTCAAGAGCGCAGTTGAGCAGAG CAACACCAACGCTAAGAAGTGGGAAACCGAGCTGCAGACTCTCAGAGAAAACAATGCCAGGCTGGTGGACGCGCTGCAGGAGTCGTCTGCAAATGTGGAGAGTTGGAAGAAACAACTGACCACCTGCAAGGATGAGAGTGACTCGCTCAGGACCCAG ATTGCAGAACTGGAGGCCCAGTGCAATGAGGCGAGTCAAGAGAAGCAGCGAAACGCCCAACTGACTGTTCGAGTGCAGGAGCTGGAGGCCGAGCTGCAGGACAAGGAGCTG GAACTGGAGAACCTGAGGAAGCAGGCGGAGACCATCCCTCAGCTCATGGCCGAGTGTGAGAGCATCACTGCCAAACTGCAG GCTGCAGAGATGAAGAACAAGGAGCTGGAGGGTCGAGTGGACGGCCTCCAGCTGGACGTGGAGGACAGTCGGCAGAAGCAGGGTCAGATGAAGGGCGAGTTGAAGAAGTTCATGGATATGCTGGACGGGAAGATCGACGAGCTGCATGAGTTCAGACAGGGACTCTCCAGACTCGGGGTGGAGAACTGA